Below is a genomic region from Oceaniferula flava.
GGCTGCGGACACGGAAGGTCGAGAAAGATCAACAACAAGCGATCGTTCAAGCCACCAAAGAGCTGAAGAGGATCCAGCCGGAGATCGTCGTGGATCACACCCTCGCATTGTTAGAAGAATCACTGGCCTCGGAGGATCCTCACCACGACCCGCAATTACCATGCAGCAGCCAGCTCGACACGCCCGGAGAAGCTCTAAAGTTGAAGCTGACAGCACAAGCAATCTCAGACGTCTATGCCACTTGCCTCGCCGATGCCTCATCCCACCGCGAAGCCAAGCTACACGCACCAGACCTCGCCTGGCTGCAATCGCTCAATGAGATCGCACAGGCTTGAGAGCCAAAGCTTAGATTGCTGACCACTGCATATAAAAAAGGCACACTCACCGAAGGAGTGTGCCTGATTGTCAAATTAGATCGTAGAGCTGCTAAATAGCGATCAGCACCCGCAGCCACTGCCACAAGAATGTCCACCGGAAGACTTGGGCTTACTGGCGGCCCCGCCACCGTCTTTGCTGGCACCTTTTTTATAGGAATCACTGCGGTAGTCTGTTTGGTAAAACCCGCTGCCCTTGAAAATCACACCCGCGCCCGTGCCGAGGAGTCGCTTGACTGCGCCATCGCAATCGGGCTCCGGACAGGTTTCAAGTTTAGCATCGCTCATCTTTTGAAAAACTTCGAAGACATTTCCGCATTTCTCGCAACGATAATCGTAGTTAGGCATGGTAGTAGTAGAATGAGTTAGCAGCCGGATTGGCTGTGCGTTTCGATACCTCTGAAGCCAGAAGGGTGCAATAAGAAAGATTTGGCAGCGAATGCCGTATCTTGGGGCGACTGGATAGAAAAAAGCAAGATGTTCGCATAGCACTCAGCTTGACCCGTCGATAAAACCACAACAAGATTGTGACAAGACCATGCCTTGCACAAATCTCATTGTTACTGACGCTACCGTCACCAGAAGCCACTACTCGCTGTCACCGACCATGAAAATTTCCACCATCCTCACCCTTGTCATCACCGGAATCGCCGTTGCTTTTCTGAGCCAATGCGCACCCTACCCAGCAGGAGGCGGAACCAGCCAATACCTCGCAGGATACGGCCAGCGTGCCAAGCAGGTGCAACCGGACAACGCGGGCAACAATCCAGAGCTAGTGAAGGGATACTGGGATGGCGACGGAGTGCAAGGGCCTCCCAAGATTGTAATCCACCGCGCCGAGCAGAAAGCCTATTTCTACCGTGGTCCCAAATTGGTGGGCATGACCCCCATTTCCACCGGCACCGAAGGTCGCCACACGCCAGCCGGCAGCTTCAAGGTGACGGAAAAAGATGTCGATCACCGATCGTCCCTCTACGGGGTGATCAAAAACGTCGCTACCGGGCAGGTGGTCAATGACGATGCCGATACCCGCAAGCACCGCGCCGGTCCGGGCGAAGTCTTCGTCCGCGCCCCGATGTTCAACTTCCTCCGCTTCAACGGAGCCATCGGTATGCACACCGGTTATATCCCTGGCTACGCCGCATCGCATGGTTGTGTTCGCCTGCCGGACCACATGGCACGCAAGTTTTACGAAAATGCACAAATTGGCACTCCTGTGATTGTAAAATAACAGTTGGTGACCCAGCTCTAGCTTGCATCTTTTCAGCCTTCCGTTCATAGTGACGGAATCATGGCAACATCAATAGTTCTCACCGTTTGCGCCCACGATCGTCCGGGCATTATGAGTCGTATCTCAGGCATTGTCACCAGCGGTGGTGGCAACTGGCTGGAAAGTCGCATGGCACGTCTTGGCGGGCAGTTTGCCGGCATCGTCCGCGTCAGCTGCGATAGCCCAGACGCGGCCAAGGAGCTCGAAAAACACCTGCAAATCCTCAGCGAGGAAGGCATTCAGGTGTCCTGCCACAACGAAGGCGACCTCTCCGACTACCCTTACACCCGCTGCCTGAAGGTCGATATCTTCGGCAACGATCGTCCCGGCATCGTCACCCAGCTGGCCAAGGTGATCTCCAAAGCCGGGGCGAACATCGAAGAACTTAACACCGCGATCGAAAGTGCCGCGATGTCCGGGCACCCGATTTTCCACGCTTCAGGCACCGTCTGTCTGCCAGACAGCACCGATGACGACGCGCTGATTTCAGCAATTGAAGGCCTCAGTGACGACCTCAATGTCGAAGTGGCCACCATCTCCTGAGCCCACGGCTCTCTCTAAACTTCCAGCGAGCGCTGCCGAACCGCCTCATAGAGGCAAACGGCAGTGGCTACGCTAACGTTCAAACACTCGACGCTGCCGGCCATTGGGATCTTGATGAGAAAATCACAGCAGTCTTCGGTAAGTCGGCGCATCCCCGTCCCTTCAGCCCCCATCACGATCCCCAAAGGACCGGTGAGCTTGGCTTCGTAGAGCGTGCCTTCTCCGGCATCACTGGTGCCGATCAACCAGACGCCCTGTTCCTGAAGTTTGCGCATAGTGCGTGCCAGGTTGGTGACTTGGATGAATGGCACACTGTCAGCCGCCCCCACCGAAATGCGGCGCACGGTATCGGTGATTCCTGCGGATTTATCCTTGGGTGCGACCACGGCCACAGCCCCCGCGCCATCTGCAGTGCGCAGAATGGCGCCCAGATTGTGCGGATCCTGGACGCAATCAAGGATAAGAATGAGCGGCGACTCGTGCTGCTCAAGAATCTCGTAAAGATCTTCTTCCGGTCTGGATTTCCCCCGTTTTCCGCCGCCTTGTGGTGACTCGGATCTTGCATCGTGTCGTCCGGATCGACGCACGTGTTTATTTTCTCGGGCTTCCCCTTCTCTTCCTCTTCGGCGCATATAATATTGAATGGATCGTTGCGCTCCCCGCTCACCGGGGGCGCTTGATCGGTTAAAGGTCTTGCTCGATTTCTTTGAGTTCAAGGAACAAGGAGTTCCACTGTTCCAAATTCGGCTGGAGCTCCAGCTTGGCATTGGCGATGTGACGGCGCACGCTTTCCAGCAAGCTACCGTATTCGATGTAAAAATCACGCACCCCGTCGCGGTAGTCGCCACCGAGGGCATCGGCAAATGGGATCTTGGCGTCATCGAGTCGCTCCGCGAACGACTGCAGGATTTCCTGTCGCGTGCTCTTGGCACGGATGATGAAGCCGATGAAAAAGATCACCGAGAAGGCAAGCAGGCCGAGCGCCATGTAGGGGTCCGGTGGGATTTTCATCGCGCCAGTCACCCCGGAGGCCATGAGGAAAATCAGCACCATGTAGAGCCATTTTTTCAAATGGGCTCGTCGGTTTGCCAGCTGCATGTCCAGACCACCACGGATTTTCAAATTCACCACCGCCTGGCGTGCGGCACGTCCCATGCGAGTGATGAAACGTTCACGGGTCTCGCCGAAGCCACCGGTTTCTTCTTCAAAGCTGCGCAGCGGGATTGATAATTTTTCGAGCACGCGAGGGCGCACGGTCTCCCAGTGCTTGCGGCATTCTTCCACGAGGTGCTTGCCGTCATCACTGGCTTGTTGTTCCACCGCTGTTTTCACCGAATCCACCAAGGATGCTTCGATTTTTTTAGGAATGTTCTCTGCCGAGAAGAAGCTCTGCAGGGTGGGACCCACTGCCAGCTGGCGCTGGATCAAGGCCTTGATTTCTTCGCTCTGGGAGGTGAACACCTCGCGCATACCGGCGAACTTGATGGAGAAATCGGACGATTGCGAAACGCGCTCCTTGTCCACCTCAGTTTCAATTTCGCGGAGAAAGCTCTCGTTTTCCTCGAGCAGGCGGGTGCGTAGCTCGATCATATCCTCGATGTTACGCAGCACCGTGGTGGCGGCATCGCGTACACTGCCGAGCACCTTGCGGCGTGCCGGCGAATCGGTGACAATTTCAGAGATATGTTTTTCCAGCGCCGGGTATCCACTTTCGCGCCAAAGCCCGTCGCCAAATGGCTGATCAAGCTTCGCCTGCATGGCCAGTTTACCTGAAACCGGGAAAATTGGCGGCACCAGTCCGATGCGTTTTTGCGACAAGTCGCGCATGTGGCCGAGGATGACATCCAGATCTTTCTCATCGCGCAGGTCAGCCTGCTGGATGATGAAAATCGATTTCTCCAGCATCTCGGGCGGCTGCTTGGAAATGAAATCCCAGGTTGAAGCTCCCCATGGATTACTCGCTGGGAAAACCCAAAAGATCAAATCAGAGACCGGCAGAAAGCGATCGGTGATCTTCTGGTGACCTTCCACCACGGAGTTCGTTCCGGGGGTGTCCACCAGGTTGAAATCCATGAGGAAGTCGACCGCTCGATAGCGTTCCTCGAGAATAGGTGTGATCAGCTTGTCCTCGTTTTGCTCTTTGTAGCGATACCACTGCACCCGATCGGTCTCGGGCAGCACATTGGTCTTGCAGACATCAGCGCCAAACAAGCCGTTTAGCAAAGTTGATTTGCCCGCATTGACCTCGCCGCAGACGACGAAAAGGAAGGGATTGCTGAGTCCCTTGGTGATGTCATTTTCCAGCAGGTCTGTTTTCTCGGCGCCGGTTTTTTCGGCCAGTTCAAGCACACGCAGAACAACGTCGGTGAGACGTTTGCGGGTTTTGAAATACTCTTCTCCAAACATAGTCGTCTATGGAAACTTCAGAATAACAAGGCAGGCAACAACCGGACTTGTGACAGGGAGGTTCAGGCACGGAGCAACCGCCTTAGCGAGTTGCAGCCGTGGAGGGGTTAAGCGCCAGCAGCTGGGAAACAGTGACGAATTTGAAGCCTTTGCGAAGCAGGCCGTCCAAGGTGCCGGGCATGGCATCAACGGTAGGTTTGTGAAGATCGTGCGCCAACACAATGCCACCATTGCGGGTATTGTTGACGATGCGTGAGGTGACCACGGAAACACCCGGGCGTCTCCAGTCTTCTGGATCGACACTCCACAGGATGGTGGGGTAGCCGTATTCTTTGTAAATCCAAGCTCGTTGATCCTGGCGTAGCGCTCCGTAGGGAGGACGCATTGTGCGTGGCTTCACGCCGGTGCTGGCAATGATGGCATCGCGTGTGCGATTGAGCTCACTGCGCACAGCACTGTCGCTCAGTGCGGTCAGTTTGGGGTGAGTCCAGGTGTGGTTCCCGATCTCATGACCCTCAGCCACGATGCGGCGAGTAATTTGCGGGTAAAGGTTCACGCTGCGACCGATCACGTAAAATGTGGCCTTGATGTTGCGTTTGCGCAGCATGTCGAGCAAGCGTGGTGTGTTCTGCGGGTGCGGGCCATCGTCATAAGTCATGGCGACGTAGGGCAAGGTAGTGCGTCCTCGCGAATGTGTGACCCCTACTCCACCAGGCAAGCTGCTAGGCAAATTGATGTTCGGATTGCGCAAAGCTGGCGCTTTCTGGGCTGCTGTGCGGTAGCTCGGATTGTTCGTGGTCGTTTTCTTCGGGGCCTTTTCCTTGGCCGAACAGGCGACAAACATCGTGGTCGCGGAAATCAGAACTAACAGCAGTGGATTCTTAAGAGTCATAATGAGATGGAGGATGATGTGACGACGCAACGAGGTCGAAATCGTAATTATCAATGCAGGGTGAAGCGGTTCTCGTCGAACTGCCCTTATTGATAGGTAGTCGGCGATGCTTTGTCACGCTTTTCTTCCGACGCCAATTAAGAGATTTCCTTTGCCTGAGCTGACTATGAGGCAAAAAAAATGATTTTTTCACACCCACGAAGCGACCCTCGCTTACCCTCACAAAATGAACACCCTAATGCTGATTATTCGAGTATTTCACGCCTCCATCGTGAAGAAAGATGCATTTTTTAATCATTTCGCTATTGCAAAGAATCACGAGTCAGCGTAGAGACTCCGCCGTCCGCAGGGAGAAACGATTTCAACCGAATCACCCGCCCTGCTCCAAGAGCCCTATAGTGTAATTGGTAACACACCGGATTTTGATTCCGCATTTCCAGGTTCGAGTCCTGGTAGGGCTACTTTTCCTCCCACTCGTGAGACCCTTGAGTCTCCCACCACGATCCACATTCAGGATCGTTTCTTCCGAAGGCTAAAGCCATTGAAGCACCTCATCCAACTGCATCCGCATCGGTGTGTCTGCAAGGTGAGATCCCCGGACACAGTTCCCCACAGAGGACGCTGCGCGCCCTAGCTTGTGGGGAGTCGCACCATGCTAGGATGCCGCCGCTTCGGCACACTTCATGCCATCGAGCGCGGCCGAAATGATACCGCCAGCATAGCCGGCACCTTCGCCACAGGGGTAGAGGCCCTCGAGTTCCGGATGCTGCAGATCGCCTTCGTTACGAGGAATTCTCAAAGGGCTACTGGTGCGAGTCTCGAAGCCCAGCAGACCCGCCTCCTCGGTGATATATCCCCGCATGCCTTTGCCGAACTTTTTAAGTCCGGTCTGCATCCGGCTGGCAATGAACTTGGGCATGATCTCGTGCAGCGGCGCCGAGGTGAGACCCGGGAAATAGCTGGTATCCGGCAAGCTGGCCGAGATTTTTTCGTTGAGGAAGTCGGTGACACGCTGGCCGGGAGCCTTCTGCACGCCTCCACCGGTTTTCGATGCCAGAACTTCCATCCATTTCTGAAATGCAATCCCCGAGAGAATGCCGTGCTCGCAATCGAAGTCCGCGGTGTCCTCGGGATCTACGCTGACCACCATGCCGCTGTTGGCAAAGGGTGAGTCGCGGCGCGCCAGGGACATGCCATTGACCACCACCTCATCGTTTTCCGTGGCTGCAGGCACAATAAAGCCGCCGGGACACATGCAAAACGAATGCACTCCCCGACCACCAATTTTACAGGCAAGCCGGTATCTCGCCGCAGGCAGGATCCGCGGCCGCTCGGTGCCGCGCTGGTAGTGATACTGGATGCTATCGATCAATGGCTGCGGATGCTCGATGCGCACGCCGACGGCAAAAGTCTTCTTCTCCAGCAGCACCTTTTGCTTCGCCAGCAGAGAGTAGATGTCACGAGCACTATGGCCCGTGGCCAGGATCACGGCATGACCGGTGAACTCCCGACCATCCGCGGTGCCGACCCCTCGAAGTCGGTCGTTTTCATCCTTGAGAAACTCCACCACCTTGGCGCCAAAGTGCACTTCCCCTCCGGCATCGATGATGCTTTTGCGCATGGCCATCACCACATTGGGCAAGAGATTCGAGCCAATGTGCGGATGAGCATCGGTGAGAATGCGTGCCGGAGCACCGTGGGCGACCAGTGTCTGGTAGACATCGTGCACAGGGCCTCGCTTGGTCGCGCGGGTGTAGAGCTTGCCGTCCGAGTAGGTTCCCGCCCCACCTTCGCCGAAGCAGTAGTTCGAGTCCTCGATCACCTTGCCCTGACGCATGATCGGTCCGAGGTCGAAGCGACGCGCCGAAGCGTCTTTCCCCCGCTCCAGCACAACCGGTTTGCAGCCCAACTCAATGGCCCGTAAGGCGGCGAACATGCCGGCCGGGCCGCAGCCGACGATGATGATGCGCTTCGCCGACTCCGCCACCGCGGTGTAATTCGCCTGATATTCTGGCTCTGGCTCCAGCTCCATACCAATGCCGACTTCGATGCGGAGCTGCACCTTGATGTCACGCTGGCGCGCATCGATCGAGTGCTTGCGCAGCCGCATTTCCACAATCTGCTTGGGATGCACTCGCAGTTTGCGGGCGATTTTCTTGCGCCACGCCTGCTGGTCTTCCGAGAGTTCCAGGGCGAGAATGATGTCTACGACTTCGATGCGATTCATAATGTTATTTAATCGGCTGTTTCTGGCCGGTTTCATCCACGTTCACAAAAGTGACACAGGTGGAAAAGATCTCCGTCGGGTCATCGCCACTGCCTCGAATGACCGAGACTTGGTAGCTGACGGAAGTGGTGCCGATTTTGCTCCGTTGGCAGTCGATCTCCAAGATCACCCCCTCGCTGACGCCGTGGTGGAATTCCACCTTGTCCATCGCAATGGTGACAAATCGATGCCCCGGATAGTCCATGGAGGCGGCGATCCAGCAGGCTTCATCGATCCAGCTAAGCAGCTTGCCACCGAAGAGGAACCCATACTGGTTCAAATCTCCCGGCATCACGAGACGGTGTGTTTTCATAAAAAAGCGAAGGTTGGGCGCTTCGGATCAGATCTTTTCGATCTGGATGCGTTTATAGCGTGCGCTGGCTTTCGGCGAGCTCGTCTTGATGCCTTCGATGTCCGCCATGGCATTGTGCGCGATCCGACGATAGTAGGCGTTGAGCGGCTGCAGACGGCGCGGTTTCCCATCCTCGAGCACCTGGTGCGCGGTGTCGCGCGCGGTCTCCACCAGTTCGGTCTCCTGCTGCGCTCGGTAGTGGTCGCAATCCACCTTGACCCGTGCTGCCTCCGGATAATGCCGGTTCAGGATCCGGTTCATCAAATACTGCAGGTCCTCGAGACGACTGCCATTTTTCCCAATCAGATGCGCCCCTTGGTCGGTCAGGATATTCAGACAAGGACCATCCTCAGTGGACGTCTGTTCATACTCCACCTGGAAGCCAAGCTTGGTAAGCATGGTATCGAGAATTTTCTCTGCAGCTGCGACCTCGTTCATGCTGGCATTGATAGACAGAACCCACCGAAACGTCAAATGCCACTTCCTCGGCTGACGCTTCATTTTTCACCTTGGACAAGTCATGCCCGACTGATAGTTTTCAACCCAATTATCAACCGTATCGATCATCACGAGTAAAACCCACCCCATGAACTGGATCATCCTCATTTTGGCAGGCATGTTAGAAATCGGCTGGGCTGTTGGCCTAAAATACACCGAGGGATTCACGCGTCCGTGGATCACGGCGCTCACCTTGACCATCATGTTCGGAAGCGTGGGCCTGCTCTCGGTGGCGATGAAATCCATCCCAATTGGAACCGCCTACGCCGTCTGGGTGGGGATCGGCATCATTGGAACCGTGATCTGGGGAGTTTGCTTTTTTGAGGAATCGCTCAACGCCGGACGCATGATCTGTCTCGCCATGGTGCTCGCCGGAGTCATTGGATTGAAAATCACGGCCTAACAGTCCGCGACCCGCGTTCCAATCCGATCACGATTTTACCATCGCATTTCCTCCGCAAATCATTATTTTCAGATCATCCCCTAACGAAACCTATCCGCCCAGCGGCCAAGATCAACCTATCCAGCTTTCCGTGAACTCTCGTTACCCATCTTCATTCCAACGCCGCACCCTCTGGCGCGCACTCACAGGTCTTGCCATTCTGATCATCGGACTATTGTTAGTCGGCCTCGTCTGGCTCATCGGTCAGGTGCTGGGCTACTTGCAACCGGTGCTGGTGCCGGTGGCCGTGGCTGGGATCATTGCCTATCTGCTCGATCCCATTGTCACCTGGCTACAGCAAAAAGGCCTGTCTCGGCTGAAGGCCGTGATCAGTGTCTTTGCCGGATTCCTCATCATGATCGCCGTGATGGGCTGGATGATTATTCCACCGATCGCCAAGCAGGTCAGCGACGATGAAAACCGTGAAAACCTAGGCAACAACGTGGTCAGCATGCTTAGCGGACTGAAGGAACAGAAGTGGGTGGCTTACCTGCTGGAAAGAGCGGAACCGCCGAACGTTGAGGAATCGGACGACCAAGAAACCGCCACACTCGCCCCCCTGCTTCCTGACGACACCACCACGCCAGAAGCCGCCGAGGGCGAAAACCCTCCCGCTCCGGAAGAGGGCGATCAAGTTGGCACCGTCCCCTTTGAAGACACCCGCTTGGCCTCGATGCTGCCGGAGGATCTCATCGCGACAATCCTGTCCTGGGTCAAGGGCGGCACCACTAAACTGTTAGGCTTCTTTGGCTTGGCGCTGGGTTTTGCCATGTCCCCCATCTACCTCTACTACTTCCTCAAGGAAAGTTCCGGCATCAAGGCGCACTGGCATGAGTATGTGCCGCTGAAGGCGTCGAAGTTCAAAACCGAAGTGATCGATACCCTGCAGGAAATCAACGGCTACCTGATCTCCTTCTTCCGCGGTCAGATGCTGGTTGCCTTCATCGATGGACTGCTGGTGGGAATCGCCCTGTGGATCTTCGGACTTCCCTACGGCTTGGTGATCGGTATTTTCATGGCGGTGCTCGGCGTCATTCCTTACATCGGCAACATCCTCTGCCTGATCCCCGCCTGCATCATCGCCTTTGTCCACTTTGGCCAGGTGGAAAATCAAAACTTCCTCGGCGACAATCCATGGATCTACGTCGCGGCCGTCGTGGCGATCTTCCTCGTGGTGCAGCAAATCAACTCACTGGTCACTGCGCCTAAAATCGTTGGCGACTCAGTGGGCCTACACCCGATGACGGTGATCTTCTCGATGTTGTTCTGGTCGTTATTGTTAGGAGGTTTTATTGGGGCATTACTGGCGGTGCCACTGACCGCTGCCGTGAAGGTGCTGGTGCGTCGTTACATCTGGCAGCGCAAGTTCAACGAGCCTCCGGAAGACCAGCCCCAGGGATCGAAACCCAAGGATTCACCACCTGATTCAGAGGCGAGCGAAGCGCTCGCGTGATCAATTCTTTCTTTTTTTGGGAAGAAATAGTGTTGGCTACGCTCTCAGCATAGCAACGAGGAGAAAGTGCTTGTTTCCTTCGCTGTTAAATATTTGATCCTACCCATCCGACATGAAACGTCACCTCTTCTATTTCCTCGCCACAGCCCTCGCGTCCCTCTCGATTCTTCACGCCCAGTTTGATCCCCTTGCCGAGGAAGGAGGTATGGGTGGTGGCGGTCAGCAGCAATCGACCGTTTCCCTGCTTTCCAGCCACAGCAGCATCGCTCCCGGCGAACCTTTCACGGTGGCGCTCAAGTTGGATATCGCCGAGGGTTGGCATGCTTATTACATCAACCCGGGTCTGATCGGTAAACACATGGACCTGAAGTGGGACCTTCCGGAAGGTTTTAAAGCCGGTGACATCGAATGGCAGACACCACACATCGCCAAGATGTTTGGGATGAACACCTACGGCTACTCAGGCACCAGCTATTTCCCAGTCACCATCACGCCACCCGCCGACCTGGAAACAGGCAAAACCATCGAACTCAAACTCAAGGCCCGGTGGCAGATTTGCGACGATGACAGCTGCGTCGATGAACCCAACGAGGGTGAATACGGCGATTACTCCACCAGCGTCAACACCGCTGCCGAAGCAGTAGCTAACGCCGCTGCAGCTAGCGACTTCACGGCCATTGCCAAGCACGCTCCGCAAACATCGGACGAGTGGGCATTTTCCGCCTCCGATAATGGTGAGACCATCACCCTGCGTTTCACTCCACCGTCATCAATCACACTTAAAGAAGGCGAGGTGTATCTCTTCGATCGCGACGGTCAGGCTGATGCCCAAGCCGAGCAGAAGCTCACTCAAGACGGCGACTCCTACCTGTTAACGGTCGGGCGTTTCAAGGGGAACGATTTCAATGTCGATCCCGGACCGGAACTGGACAAGCTCACCGGTATTTTATCGATCAACGATGGCGCACAAAGCTTTGCCATCGACGCAGAATTCGGTGCCGACGCCGCTGCAGGCGCTGGAAAAACACTTGAATCGGCTTCTGCCGGAAAACTGTTAGGTGTCATGGGAGGCATGCTTCTCGGTGGTTTGATCCTGAACCTGATGCCTTGTGTGTTCCCCGTTATTGGGTTGAAAATCATGGGCTTTGCCCAACAAGCTGGCGAAGAGAAAAGCAAGATCGTGATGCACGGTCTGACCTTCACCGCCGGGGTGCTGATTTCCTTCTGGGCCCTCAGCGGTCTGCTCTTGAGCTTGAGAAATGCCGCCCTGTCCGGCTCCGGTAAGGAAGTCGGTTGGGGTTACCAACTGCAGGACCCCTACGTGGTGGTGGTGCTCTTGCTGTTGATGTTCATCATGGCGCTCAACATGTTTGGCGTCTTCGAAATCGGCACCAAAGCCACTGGCGTAGGCGGCGAGCTGCAGAATAAAAAAGGTCTCTCCGGATCCTTCTTCAGCGGCGTGCTGGCCACCGTGGTCGCCACCCCCTGCTCAGCCCCGTTCCTCGGCGCAGCCATCGGCACCGCCTTTGCCCTGCCAAGCTTCCAGTTCATGCTCGCCTTCACCGCCATGGCGGTGGG
It encodes:
- a CDS encoding polysaccharide deacetylase family protein, producing the protein MTLKNPLLLVLISATTMFVACSAKEKAPKKTTTNNPSYRTAAQKAPALRNPNINLPSSLPGGVGVTHSRGRTTLPYVAMTYDDGPHPQNTPRLLDMLRKRNIKATFYVIGRSVNLYPQITRRIVAEGHEIGNHTWTHPKLTALSDSAVRSELNRTRDAIIASTGVKPRTMRPPYGALRQDQRAWIYKEYGYPTILWSVDPEDWRRPGVSVVTSRIVNNTRNGGIVLAHDLHKPTVDAMPGTLDGLLRKGFKFVTVSQLLALNPSTAATR
- a CDS encoding glycine cleavage system protein R → MATSIVLTVCAHDRPGIMSRISGIVTSGGGNWLESRMARLGGQFAGIVRVSCDSPDAAKELEKHLQILSEEGIQVSCHNEGDLSDYPYTRCLKVDIFGNDRPGIVTQLAKVISKAGANIEELNTAIESAAMSGHPIFHASGTVCLPDSTDDDALISAIEGLSDDLNVEVATIS
- a CDS encoding protein jag, whose translation is MNEVAAAEKILDTMLTKLGFQVEYEQTSTEDGPCLNILTDQGAHLIGKNGSRLEDLQYLMNRILNRHYPEAARVKVDCDHYRAQQETELVETARDTAHQVLEDGKPRRLQPLNAYYRRIAHNAMADIEGIKTSSPKASARYKRIQIEKI
- a CDS encoding NAD(P)/FAD-dependent oxidoreductase, which produces MNRIEVVDIILALELSEDQQAWRKKIARKLRVHPKQIVEMRLRKHSIDARQRDIKVQLRIEVGIGMELEPEPEYQANYTAVAESAKRIIIVGCGPAGMFAALRAIELGCKPVVLERGKDASARRFDLGPIMRQGKVIEDSNYCFGEGGAGTYSDGKLYTRATKRGPVHDVYQTLVAHGAPARILTDAHPHIGSNLLPNVVMAMRKSIIDAGGEVHFGAKVVEFLKDENDRLRGVGTADGREFTGHAVILATGHSARDIYSLLAKQKVLLEKKTFAVGVRIEHPQPLIDSIQYHYQRGTERPRILPAARYRLACKIGGRGVHSFCMCPGGFIVPAATENDEVVVNGMSLARRDSPFANSGMVVSVDPEDTADFDCEHGILSGIAFQKWMEVLASKTGGGVQKAPGQRVTDFLNEKISASLPDTSYFPGLTSAPLHEIMPKFIASRMQTGLKKFGKGMRGYITEEAGLLGFETRTSSPLRIPRNEGDLQHPELEGLYPCGEGAGYAGGIISAALDGMKCAEAAAS
- a CDS encoding FmdB family zinc ribbon protein; translation: MPNYDYRCEKCGNVFEVFQKMSDAKLETCPEPDCDGAVKRLLGTGAGVIFKGSGFYQTDYRSDSYKKGASKDGGGAASKPKSSGGHSCGSGCGC
- a CDS encoding acyl-CoA thioesterase; the encoded protein is MKTHRLVMPGDLNQYGFLFGGKLLSWIDEACWIAASMDYPGHRFVTIAMDKVEFHHGVSEGVILEIDCQRSKIGTTSVSYQVSVIRGSGDDPTEIFSTCVTFVNVDETGQKQPIK
- a CDS encoding AI-2E family transporter, which translates into the protein MNSRYPSSFQRRTLWRALTGLAILIIGLLLVGLVWLIGQVLGYLQPVLVPVAVAGIIAYLLDPIVTWLQQKGLSRLKAVISVFAGFLIMIAVMGWMIIPPIAKQVSDDENRENLGNNVVSMLSGLKEQKWVAYLLERAEPPNVEESDDQETATLAPLLPDDTTTPEAAEGENPPAPEEGDQVGTVPFEDTRLASMLPEDLIATILSWVKGGTTKLLGFFGLALGFAMSPIYLYYFLKESSGIKAHWHEYVPLKASKFKTEVIDTLQEINGYLISFFRGQMLVAFIDGLLVGIALWIFGLPYGLVIGIFMAVLGVIPYIGNILCLIPACIIAFVHFGQVENQNFLGDNPWIYVAAVVAIFLVVQQINSLVTAPKIVGDSVGLHPMTVIFSMLFWSLLLGGFIGALLAVPLTAAVKVLVRRYIWQRKFNEPPEDQPQGSKPKDSPPDSEASEALA
- a CDS encoding dynamin family protein encodes the protein MFGEEYFKTRKRLTDVVLRVLELAEKTGAEKTDLLENDITKGLSNPFLFVVCGEVNAGKSTLLNGLFGADVCKTNVLPETDRVQWYRYKEQNEDKLITPILEERYRAVDFLMDFNLVDTPGTNSVVEGHQKITDRFLPVSDLIFWVFPASNPWGASTWDFISKQPPEMLEKSIFIIQQADLRDEKDLDVILGHMRDLSQKRIGLVPPIFPVSGKLAMQAKLDQPFGDGLWRESGYPALEKHISEIVTDSPARRKVLGSVRDAATTVLRNIEDMIELRTRLLEENESFLREIETEVDKERVSQSSDFSIKFAGMREVFTSQSEEIKALIQRQLAVGPTLQSFFSAENIPKKIEASLVDSVKTAVEQQASDDGKHLVEECRKHWETVRPRVLEKLSIPLRSFEEETGGFGETRERFITRMGRAARQAVVNLKIRGGLDMQLANRRAHLKKWLYMVLIFLMASGVTGAMKIPPDPYMALGLLAFSVIFFIGFIIRAKSTRQEILQSFAERLDDAKIPFADALGGDYRDGVRDFYIEYGSLLESVRRHIANAKLELQPNLEQWNSLFLELKEIEQDL
- a CDS encoding L,D-transpeptidase family protein, yielding MKISTILTLVITGIAVAFLSQCAPYPAGGGTSQYLAGYGQRAKQVQPDNAGNNPELVKGYWDGDGVQGPPKIVIHRAEQKAYFYRGPKLVGMTPISTGTEGRHTPAGSFKVTEKDVDHRSSLYGVIKNVATGQVVNDDADTRKHRAGPGEVFVRAPMFNFLRFNGAIGMHTGYIPGYAASHGCVRLPDHMARKFYENAQIGTPVIVK
- the rlmB gene encoding 23S rRNA (guanosine(2251)-2'-O)-methyltransferase RlmB — its product is MRRSGRHDARSESPQGGGKRGKSRPEEDLYEILEQHESPLILILDCVQDPHNLGAILRTADGAGAVAVVAPKDKSAGITDTVRRISVGAADSVPFIQVTNLARTMRKLQEQGVWLIGTSDAGEGTLYEAKLTGPLGIVMGAEGTGMRRLTEDCCDFLIKIPMAGSVECLNVSVATAVCLYEAVRQRSLEV
- a CDS encoding DMT family transporter, whose protein sequence is MNWIILILAGMLEIGWAVGLKYTEGFTRPWITALTLTIMFGSVGLLSVAMKSIPIGTAYAVWVGIGIIGTVIWGVCFFEESLNAGRMICLAMVLAGVIGLKITA